From a single Triplophysa rosa linkage group LG17, Trosa_1v2, whole genome shotgun sequence genomic region:
- the ocstamp gene encoding osteoclast stimulatory transmembrane protein has protein sequence MIALRKQHFSLLSLRSSVRSIVETLWLCYSTPTPVSLGHLFALLALCLSMAAITAALLFHWLTGFLKYDVQTAKVAAGIYATSSFILSSLIHPFRCALTLIFPTLGTSQGRKLLLSTSVMIVILYVLPNMAANIATLTDVVKCASEKLSQSLLSSSGLINTIKDNIVKTAEDSIDINTNLVQKLHNFDHTTNINVSEVKERLHFMSKQVQEDFSEIKSQVQDLKLLASRIFAALFVLYLFTESVIYLRSYLTSVRFDNTYITGGLRTKAAVKGISVEAKDLKNGVNSTSLRMTKRELCRCIFPALVITSYLLMTIFMILLDYLLYCLVKAGGSWISNIPSTNISISVQFKVGSEMYICQIVSNCPLEWFNLKRSYTALIQTPSSCAAHPSELNPSAVTALVFLYLFSYTLLLLEVYARRLRRKVAASFFQQQEERRIEFLIRKIQTKHKERQNKVFFITHQDKDTKNRSRK, from the exons atGATTGCATTACGAAAACAACATTTCTCTCTACTTTCTCTCAG ATCCTCAGTGAGGAGCATCGTGGAGACGCTCTGGTTGTGTTACTCTACCCCAACTCCTGTGAGTTTAGGTCACCTGTTTGCTCTActcgctctctgtctctcaatGGCTGCCATTACCGCCGCTCTACTATTCCACTGGCTCACCGGTTTTCTTAAATACGACGTTCAAACAGCAAAGGTTGCTGCTGGTATCTACGCCACATCTTCGTTCATTTTGTCATCTTTAATCCATCCGTTCCGATGTGCCTTAACCCTGATTTTCCCCACTCTGGGTACCAGCCAGGGCCGTAAACTACTGTTGTCCACATCTGTGATGATTGTAATCCTTTACGTCCTTCCCAACATGGCCGCCAACATCGCAACTCTAACTGACGTTGTGAAATGTGCCTCAGAAAAGCTCTCTCAGAGTCTCTTAAGCAGCTCGGGACTCATCAACACCATCAAGGATAATATAGTCAAAACGGCTGAGGACAGCATAGACATAAACACTAATCTGGTGCAAAAACTGCATAATTTCGATCACACTACAAATATCAATGTTTCTGAAGTAAAGGAGAGGTTGCATTTCATGAGTAAACAAGTGCAGGAGGATTTCTCGGAAATTAAAAGTCAAGTCCAGGATCTTAAACTGCTGGCCAGCAGGATATTTGCTGcactttttgttttatatttgtttacagaGTCTGTTATTTACCTTCGATCGTATTTGACTTCTGTAAGATTTGACAACACATATATCACAGGCGGCCTTAGGACGAAAGCAGCGGTCAAAGGGATTTCTGTTGAAGCGAAGGACCTGAAAAATGGAGTTAACTCTACCAGCTTAAGAATGACTAAAAGAGAACTTTGTAGATGTATATTTCCCGCCCTGGTTATCACTTCATATCTACTGATGACAATCTTTATGATTTTATTGGATTATTTATTGTATTGCTTGGTGAAAGCAGGCGGTTCGTGGATTTCAAACATTCCATCCACCAACATCAGCATCAGCGTCCAATTCAAG GTTGGAtctgaaatgtacatttgtCAGATTGTCTCAAACTGTCCGTTAGAATGGTTCAATTTGAAAAGATCATACACAGCCCTTATTCAAACTCCAAGCTCGTGTGCGGCCCATCCCAGCGAGCTGAACCCAAGTGCAGTGACGGCGCTGGTCTTCCTGTATCTGTTCAGCTACACCCTACTGCTCCTGGAGGTCTACGCAAGACGTCTCAGGAGGAAAGTAGCTGCTTCTTTTTTCCAGCAACAGGAAGAGAGAAGGATTGAATTCCTTATTAGGAAAATTCAAACCAAGCACAAAGAAAGACAGAATAAAGTTTTCTTTATTACTCACCAGGATAAGGATACCAAAAACAGATCTCGTAAATGA
- the slc13a3 gene encoding solute carrier family 13 member 3, with the protein MDLTKFSKKLWCVRQQLILILAPLLLLPLLFVVPPKEGKCLYVVLLMAVYWCTEALPLAVTAMLPVCLFPTMGILSSKKVCPQYFLETNFLFLSGLVMASAIEEWGLHRRIALKVLKIVGVKPAWLILGMMITSSFLSMWLSNTATTAMMLPIANAILESLFGNLETLKEKCKVKRDLEGEDSQVKMYVLPSEKQILTTGDRPDVTDRSDQQNLEEVRREAEYQIKVWKGFLISIPYAASIGGTATLTGTAPNLILVGQLKSSFPECDLINFGSWFVFAFPLMFLFLILGWIWISFLYGGLNTRLCVNKHDEREAAEAKAKAVIDEDYKKLGPIKFAEGSIAFFFILFAVLLFTRDPKFVTGWSVFFNKGYVSDAVTGVIIISILFFFPSQRPSLRWWFDPRASNTAYVPLLSWRKAQECVPWNIILLLGGGFAMAKGCEESGLALWIGSYLQPLAQVPPPVAVILITAFIACFTEIASNTATIIIFLPVIAELAIRVKVNPLYFMIPATTGCSYAFMLPVSTPPNSIAFASGHLLVRDMVKTGFVMNILGIMCVALAINTWGLQMFSLNTYPDWARPLNPTSAAVPTHTILAMNMTG; encoded by the exons ATGGACCTTACAAAGTTTTCCAAGAAGCTGTGGTGTGTGCGCCAACAGCTCATTCTGATTCTTGCTCCGCTTCTGTTGCTTCCTCTGCTCTTCGTTGTGCCGCCAAAG GAGGGGAAATGTCTGTATGTGGTGCTGCTGATGGCAGTGTATTGGTGTACTGAGGCTCTCCCTTTGGCCGTAACTGCCATGCTTCCCGTCTGCCTCTTTCCCACAATGGGAATCCTGTCTTCTAAGAAGGTCTGTCCGCAGTACTTTCTTGAGACTAACTTCCTGTTCCTCAGCGGCTTAGTGATGGCATCCGCTATAGAGGAATGGGGCCTTCATCGGCGTATTGCCCTCAAGGTCTTGAAGATTGTGGGAGTGAAACCTGCCTG GCTGATTTTGGGGATGATGATAACTTCCTCTTTCCTGTCAATGTGGTTGAGCAATACAGCCACAACAGCCATGATGCTGCCCATTGCTAACGCCATACTGGAAAGTCTGTTCGGGAATCTTGAAACTTTAAAAGAGAAATGCAAAGTCAAGAGAGACTTAGAAG GTGAAGATTCTCAGGTGAAGATGTATGTGCTGCCCTCTGAGAAACAGATACTGACCACGGGGGACAG GCCTGATGTGACGGACAGGTCAGATCAACAAAATCTGGAAGAGGTCAGAAGAGAGGCAGAATATCAGATAAAAGTGTGGAAAGGATTTCTTATCTCTATACCTTATGCTGCAAGCATTGGAGGAACAGCCACCCTCACAGGCACTGCTCCGAACCTGATCCTGGTGGGACAGCTAAAGAG CTCCTTCCCTGAATGCGACCTCATAAACTTCGGCTCATGGTTTGTCTTCGCCTTCCCCCTCATGTTCCTTTTCCTCATTCTGGGTTGGATCTGGATCTCTTTCCTCTACGGGGGGCTCAATACAAG GCTGTGTGTTAATAAACATGACGAACGTGAGGCCGCAGAAGCAAAAGCCAAAGCAGTTATCGATGAGGACTACAAAAAACTGGGCCCAATAAA GTTTGCAGAAGGATCCATCGCTttctttttcattctttttgcCGTTCTACTGTTTACCCGAGATCCAAAATTTGTAACAGGATGGTCGGTTTTCTTCAACAAAGG CTATGTATCTGATGCTGTTACTGGAGTAATAATCATCTCCATCCTCTTCTTCTTTCCATCTCAGCGTCCATCTCTCCGTTGGTGGTTCGATCCGAGAG CCTCAAACACCGCGTATGTGCCTCTGTTGTCATGGAGAAAAGCTCAGGAGTGTGTACCGTGGAATATTATTTTGCTGCTGGGTGGCGGCTTTGCAATGGCCAAAGGCTGCGAG GAGTCAGGGTTAGCGTTGTGGATAGGAAGCTATTTGCAGCCTCTCGCGCAAGTCCCTCCTCCAGTCGCTGTCATTCTCATCACGGCCTTCATCGCCTGCTTCACTGAGATTGCCAGTAACACGGCCACCATCATCATCTTCCTTCCTGTCATTGCTGAGCTG gcCATCCGTGTGAAAGTCAATCCACTGTACTTCATGATTCCAGCAACGACGGGATGCTCATATGCTTTTATGCTTCCTGTTTCCACACCACCCAACTCAATCGCGTTTGCCTCGGGACATCTGCTGGTTAGAGATATG GTGAAAACTGGATTTGTGATGAACATTCTGGGAATTATGTGTGTGGCTCTGGCAATTAACACATGGGGTCTTCAGATGTTTAGTTTAAACACGTATCCTGATTGGGCGAGACCTTTAAACCCTACGTCAGCAGCAGTGCCTACACATACCATATTAGCTATGAATATGACAGGCTAG